A genomic window from Rhizobium sp. 007 includes:
- a CDS encoding ornithine cyclodeaminase family protein: MLVLDEAQTRAALPWADLIEAIAAMFAGECVMPVRHHHDMHVPGEENATLLLMPAWVPGRYAGVKMVSVFPGNATRALPAIFGTYLLSSGATGEMLAAIDGGELTARRTAATSALAARYLARPGAAELLVCGTGRLSLNLLQAHTAIRPIKRIHIWGRNRAGAEKVAAEARELGLAAEAVVDIEAAARTADIVSCGTLSSEPLICGAWLKPGAHLDLVGGFKPSMRETDDEAIRRASVFVDTRAGAMKEAGDIVQPLESGVLNEGAIKAELAELVRGTRGGRSAAGEITLFKSVGAALEDLAGAILAYETVTGGK, from the coding sequence ATGCTTGTCCTCGATGAAGCACAAACGCGCGCGGCACTTCCCTGGGCGGACCTTATCGAAGCGATCGCGGCGATGTTTGCCGGCGAATGCGTCATGCCGGTGCGCCATCATCACGACATGCATGTCCCTGGCGAAGAAAATGCGACGCTGCTTCTGATGCCTGCCTGGGTGCCCGGCCGCTATGCCGGCGTGAAGATGGTCTCGGTATTTCCGGGGAACGCCACGCGCGCGCTGCCGGCAATCTTCGGGACCTACCTGCTCTCGTCAGGTGCAACGGGCGAAATGCTTGCGGCGATCGACGGCGGCGAGCTGACAGCACGGCGCACGGCTGCGACCTCGGCATTGGCGGCACGCTATCTGGCGCGGCCGGGTGCGGCCGAGCTGCTTGTCTGCGGAACCGGCCGCCTCTCGCTCAACCTGCTGCAGGCGCATACGGCCATCCGGCCGATCAAGCGCATCCATATCTGGGGGCGCAATCGTGCAGGCGCAGAAAAGGTAGCGGCCGAAGCCCGAGAGCTTGGGCTGGCCGCTGAGGCAGTCGTCGATATCGAAGCGGCGGCGCGAACCGCCGACATCGTCTCCTGCGGCACGCTCTCAAGCGAGCCGCTCATTTGCGGCGCATGGCTGAAACCCGGCGCCCATCTCGATCTCGTCGGCGGCTTCAAGCCTAGCATGCGCGAGACCGACGACGAGGCGATCCGCCGTGCGTCCGTTTTCGTCGATACGCGAGCCGGTGCGATGAAGGAAGCGGGTGATATCGTTCAGCCGCTCGAAAGCGGCGTGCTCAACGAGGGTGCGATCAAGGCAGAACTTGCCGAACTCGTTCGCGGAACACGAGGCGGCCGCAGCGCGGCAGGCGAGATCACGCTTTTCAAATCGGTGGGCGCTGCGCTCGAGGATCTCGCCGGAGCGATTCTCGCCTATGAAACCGTCACCGGCGGGAAATAA